The following proteins are co-located in the Chryseobacterium daecheongense genome:
- a CDS encoding LytTR family DNA-binding domain-containing protein encodes MKLNKILIVEDEKPNADRLKRLLLKLRPHAEIVSVEDSVASAVQWLEENPAPDIIMMDIQLADGLSFEIFNQTEIKCPVIFTTAYDEYAVKAFKYNSIDYLLKPVEEEELETALKNYETFMETIPYVGTAIEGLLNYIQPKDYRKRFLLAHRDGYKTLLSEDILYFFTELGVSRAVVKNGNTEIVPQTLEELEKQLDPKMFFRANRQFIINIDSVQHISNYFNGKLKLDLVRHPDIEVIVSREKASALKSWMDY; translated from the coding sequence ATGAAGCTCAATAAGATCTTAATCGTAGAAGATGAAAAGCCTAATGCGGACCGCCTAAAAAGGTTATTGCTGAAATTGCGGCCCCACGCTGAAATTGTATCTGTTGAAGATTCCGTAGCATCAGCAGTACAATGGTTGGAAGAAAATCCGGCTCCTGATATCATTATGATGGATATCCAGCTGGCAGACGGCTTAAGTTTTGAAATTTTCAATCAGACAGAAATTAAATGTCCTGTGATCTTCACCACCGCTTATGATGAATATGCAGTAAAAGCATTTAAATACAACAGCATCGATTATCTTTTAAAACCTGTTGAGGAAGAGGAGCTCGAAACCGCATTAAAGAATTATGAAACCTTTATGGAAACCATTCCATATGTAGGAACTGCTATAGAGGGACTGCTGAACTACATCCAGCCCAAGGATTACAGGAAGCGTTTCCTTTTAGCCCACAGAGACGGTTATAAAACCCTGCTCTCGGAAGATATCCTGTATTTTTTTACCGAACTGGGCGTCAGCAGGGCTGTTGTAAAAAACGGAAACACAGAAATTGTTCCCCAGACCTTAGAGGAACTGGAAAAACAGCTGGATCCTAAAATGTTTTTCAGAGCCAACAGGCAGTTTATCATCAACATAGATTCCGTACAGCATATTTCCAATTACTTTAACGGAAAGCTAAAACTCGACCTGGTCAGGCATCCGGATATTGAAGTCATTGTAAGCAGGGAAAAAGCTTCGGCACTGAAGTCCTGGATGGATTATTAG
- a CDS encoding efflux RND transporter periplasmic adaptor subunit, whose amino-acid sequence MNCKKGYFVLLLTAAVFLQSCNSGKSQETGEQMSALPTDFIQLKSGNADISSGYPGSIEGQDNVDIKAQVTGYLETVYVKEGQYVQKGQTLFRINPSVYNEQVNNSDAALKIALANQASARLEVEKLKPLVEGNVVSDMQLKTAQASYAAATAQVAQAKSALGSSKINAGFAYIKAPVSGYIGRIVNRTGNLITPSDATPLTTLSDIHTVNVYFAMNEADFLRYTKARMASEDQNGNVELILPDGSTYPYKGKLENASGNFDRMTGSMQLKAIFQNPDQLLRAGGTARVKIHQYVDDVIKLPKTAVKDIQDRFFVYKLNAQNKVVMTPIEISGGTISDYFVSSGVQPGDKIAINRIDVLNEGASVLPKIIPSK is encoded by the coding sequence ATGAATTGTAAAAAAGGTTATTTCGTACTGCTATTGACAGCAGCTGTTTTTCTCCAGTCCTGCAACTCCGGAAAGAGCCAGGAAACAGGTGAGCAAATGTCTGCACTTCCTACCGATTTTATACAGCTGAAATCAGGAAATGCTGATATTTCTTCCGGATATCCGGGAAGTATCGAAGGACAGGATAATGTGGATATCAAAGCCCAGGTCACAGGCTATCTGGAAACGGTATACGTAAAAGAAGGGCAATATGTACAAAAAGGGCAGACGCTTTTCAGGATCAATCCTTCAGTCTATAATGAACAGGTAAATAATAGTGACGCTGCATTAAAAATAGCATTGGCCAACCAGGCGAGTGCCAGACTTGAAGTAGAAAAACTGAAACCATTGGTGGAAGGAAATGTGGTTTCCGATATGCAGCTGAAAACAGCTCAGGCAAGCTACGCAGCAGCAACAGCTCAGGTCGCACAGGCTAAATCTGCATTAGGCTCTTCAAAGATCAATGCCGGATTTGCATATATAAAAGCTCCTGTATCGGGATATATTGGCAGGATCGTCAACAGAACCGGAAATCTGATTACCCCTTCTGATGCCACTCCGCTTACCACACTTTCCGATATCCATACAGTGAATGTCTATTTTGCAATGAACGAAGCCGATTTCCTTCGCTATACCAAAGCCAGAATGGCCTCCGAAGATCAAAACGGAAACGTTGAACTGATCCTTCCGGATGGTTCTACCTATCCATATAAAGGAAAGTTGGAAAATGCCAGTGGAAATTTTGACCGGATGACAGGAAGTATGCAGCTGAAAGCAATATTTCAAAATCCTGATCAACTTCTTCGTGCAGGAGGTACAGCACGGGTAAAGATTCATCAGTATGTGGATGATGTCATTAAATTACCTAAAACAGCTGTAAAGGATATTCAGGACAGATTTTTTGTTTACAAACTGAATGCTCAGAACAAAGTTGTTATGACTCCAATTGAAATCTCAGGAGGAACCATCTCGGATTATTTCGTTTCATCAGGAGTGCAGCCGGGAGATAAAATAGCTATCAACAGGATTGATGTCCTTAACGAAGGAGCATCAGTACTCCCTAAAATCATCCCTTCAAAATAG